A window of the Terriglobales bacterium genome harbors these coding sequences:
- a CDS encoding GAF domain-containing protein has product MQQVNIPAEPNSRVTLLSRSLVHRRAEHTPQTSLDVQPKQATDIAMADGCEMVAKFLLGTTFACGVSIALLDETGLHCRASAGEAPQPGTAIRMENSISGQCIRSGASFHCDDTLTKCPNALPARSILLLPIIWGRNTRGLVALFSRQPQAFGSATAAIARSAAAMLAIALNAWTPQLDAPIDGQVLEADIAEPLEPPVPVKLPAPAKLKAAPPAAPEQPATRPSRDGVRQTKVLCGLPCAECGAYFAASEQACPVCGTPRP; this is encoded by the coding sequence TTCTCTCCCGATCTCTCGTGCATCGCAGGGCGGAACACACTCCTCAAACCAGCCTGGATGTACAGCCGAAGCAGGCAACCGACATCGCGATGGCGGACGGTTGTGAGATGGTCGCCAAGTTCCTGCTGGGCACCACTTTCGCCTGCGGCGTTTCCATTGCCCTGCTCGATGAAACCGGCCTGCACTGCCGCGCCAGCGCCGGGGAAGCGCCCCAGCCGGGCACCGCCATCCGCATGGAAAACAGCATCTCCGGGCAGTGCATCCGCAGCGGCGCATCCTTCCACTGTGACGACACCCTTACCAAGTGTCCGAACGCACTGCCGGCAAGGTCCATCTTGCTCCTTCCCATCATCTGGGGACGCAACACGCGGGGTTTGGTCGCGCTGTTCTCGCGGCAACCGCAAGCCTTTGGTTCGGCGACGGCGGCGATCGCCCGCTCGGCGGCGGCGATGCTCGCCATCGCGCTGAATGCCTGGACTCCGCAACTCGATGCTCCCATCGACGGCCAGGTACTGGAGGCCGACATCGCAGAGCCGCTGGAACCTCCCGTTCCCGTGAAGCTTCCTGCGCCCGCAAAATTGAAAGCCGCTCCGCCAGCCGCGCCCGAGCAACCGGCTACGCGGCCCAGCCGCGACGGCGTGCGCCAGACGAAGGTTCTCTGCGGGCTGCCTTGCGCCGAATGTGGCGCATACTTTGCGGCCAGCGAGCAGGCCTGTCCGGTGTGCGGTACGCCCAGGCCCTGA
- a CDS encoding RodZ domain-containing protein has product MGSFGERMRRERETRGITLESISGSTKIRTHILEALENEEFDKLPGGFVNKGFVRSYARVLGMNEEQVLKEFIALAGDPEQPLPDAPVRRRPEIGKPRERRSWGGVATVAVCAIALLFGAWKTASITRIIRYGKGATWSGRQGIRSEPAMTPAESVTATHASFSSPQTSEQPAGAPVTDQVENAASTTLHPATRTTPTPAAELIPAAAPTRTDGFVILIKANEPTWVSITADDQPFFEGFLQRKQKVHAHLQVVLKTNNAGALAVSRNGKLLPPLGDHDQQTTVTFAPDGITHTFTVPSETGTEGPNKEN; this is encoded by the coding sequence ATGGGATCATTTGGCGAGCGCATGCGGCGTGAGCGAGAAACGCGCGGCATTACTCTCGAGTCTATTTCTGGGTCCACCAAGATCCGCACCCACATCCTGGAAGCGCTTGAAAACGAGGAATTCGACAAGCTCCCCGGCGGTTTCGTCAACAAGGGATTTGTGCGGTCGTATGCACGCGTCCTCGGGATGAATGAGGAGCAGGTACTCAAAGAATTTATAGCCCTGGCGGGCGATCCCGAACAACCGCTTCCCGATGCGCCCGTACGGCGCCGTCCAGAGATAGGGAAGCCTCGAGAACGCCGCTCCTGGGGCGGCGTGGCGACCGTAGCGGTCTGCGCAATCGCGTTGCTGTTTGGCGCGTGGAAGACCGCGAGCATAACGCGCATAATACGTTACGGTAAGGGAGCTACGTGGTCAGGCCGGCAGGGGATTAGAAGCGAGCCGGCGATGACTCCGGCCGAGAGCGTCACCGCGACACACGCGTCTTTCAGTTCTCCCCAAACAAGTGAACAGCCGGCCGGTGCGCCGGTAACGGATCAGGTGGAGAATGCGGCGTCGACAACGCTCCATCCGGCGACGCGAACGACCCCCACTCCAGCCGCTGAACTGATTCCCGCAGCGGCACCCACGCGGACCGATGGATTCGTGATCCTGATAAAAGCGAACGAGCCTACGTGGGTTTCCATCACCGCCGATGACCAGCCCTTCTTCGAAGGGTTTCTGCAGCGCAAGCAGAAGGTTCACGCGCATTTGCAAGTCGTTCTCAAAACGAACAATGCGGGCGCGCTCGCGGTTTCGCGAAATGGCAAACTCCTACCGCCGCTTGGAGACCACGATCAGCAGACCACTGTTACCTTTGCTCCCGATGGGATAACTCACACCTTTACCGTCCCAAGTGAAACGGGAACAGAAGGCCCGAATAAAGAGAATTGA
- a CDS encoding 5'-3' exonuclease H3TH domain-containing protein yields the protein MYLIDGTYELFRHFFAVPAAADVNGQEIGAVRGVVTSVLSMIERGATHIGVATDHVVESFRNDLYPGYKTSEGVPRPLLSQFPILEEVLVAMGVVVWPMVYYEADDALASAAVKAAQDNRVRQVFICTPDKDLSQCVVGTRVVQLDRRRDILRDEAGVVAKFGVKPQSIPDYLAVVGDSADGFPGLSGWGTKAAALALSQYSHLEYIPKDWREWHPSIRKARLLSESLCNAWNDALLFRTLATLRLDVAVFDTVEDLRWKGPRPNFEEQSLRIKSPSLFRRAKSASTKAVTL from the coding sequence GTGTACTTGATTGACGGGACCTATGAGCTGTTCCGTCACTTTTTCGCGGTGCCGGCTGCAGCGGATGTGAACGGCCAAGAGATTGGTGCAGTACGCGGTGTCGTAACGTCCGTTCTGTCGATGATCGAGCGCGGTGCCACCCACATCGGGGTTGCAACCGATCATGTCGTGGAGTCGTTTCGGAACGACCTGTACCCGGGATATAAGACCAGCGAAGGTGTGCCTCGGCCGTTGCTCTCGCAGTTCCCGATTCTCGAGGAAGTCCTGGTGGCAATGGGAGTGGTGGTGTGGCCCATGGTCTACTACGAGGCGGATGATGCGCTTGCTTCCGCTGCCGTTAAAGCAGCGCAGGATAATCGTGTGAGGCAAGTGTTCATTTGCACACCGGACAAGGATCTCAGTCAGTGTGTTGTGGGCACCCGGGTCGTTCAGCTGGACCGCAGGCGCGACATCTTGCGCGATGAAGCCGGCGTTGTGGCCAAATTCGGGGTGAAGCCGCAATCGATTCCCGACTACCTGGCTGTTGTCGGCGACAGTGCAGATGGCTTCCCAGGGTTATCCGGATGGGGCACAAAGGCTGCTGCTCTTGCCCTGTCTCAGTACTCTCATCTTGAATACATTCCGAAGGATTGGCGAGAATGGCATCCTTCAATCCGCAAAGCCCGCTTGCTCTCGGAATCTCTATGCAACGCCTGGAACGACGCCCTGTTGTTTCGCACCCTTGCTACCCTGAGACTGGATGTGGCGGTTTTCGATACTGTCGAGGATCTTCGTTGGAAAGGTCCGCGCCCGAACTTCGAGGAACAAAGCCTTCGAATAAAGTCACCCAGTCTCTTTCGAAGAGCCAAATCGGCAAGCACGAAAGCAGTCACTCTGTAA
- a CDS encoding TIGR03790 family protein, protein MTALVVCSSIALWPQTLPLNQRVLVVYNSDLKESKKVAEYYMARRGIPVGNQCAIRPNIFIRGPWSEISVNEYLRNEQAQIRKCLSRVGKTKILYIVQTYATPYQLKGMPQNSGLAVDQRLADIWNEAPQAGMEANPYYGGGSAKTNMYPPFVSFAQFRDRPNAPTIYSVWRLDADTPELARGLVDKAMYAEQRGLKGRACFDLRTPEVEKLDESGYSAGEWWLHRAAAFARQAHLSVIEDTKPEEFSSPGNRCDNAILYSGWYSLNNYNDAFTWAVGAIGWHLDSASAQNPRGGANWSANALKRGITVTAGAVGEPFLTGLPRPDLIVHDLLQGANVGDSFLRGTPWLSWMIIYIGDPLYRPFAHPALPFP, encoded by the coding sequence ATGACCGCGTTGGTGGTCTGCTCCTCGATCGCACTCTGGCCTCAAACCCTACCTCTCAATCAACGTGTCCTAGTCGTATACAACTCTGATTTGAAAGAGTCGAAGAAGGTGGCGGAGTACTACATGGCGCGGCGCGGCATCCCAGTCGGGAACCAATGCGCCATTCGCCCCAATATATTCATTCGTGGCCCCTGGTCTGAAATCTCTGTGAACGAGTATCTGCGAAATGAACAGGCGCAGATACGAAAGTGCCTCAGTCGGGTGGGTAAGACCAAGATCCTGTACATAGTCCAGACCTACGCAACGCCCTATCAGTTGAAGGGAATGCCGCAGAACAGTGGGTTGGCCGTGGACCAGAGGCTCGCCGACATCTGGAACGAGGCGCCCCAAGCTGGAATGGAGGCAAACCCATATTACGGCGGTGGTTCGGCGAAGACGAATATGTATCCCCCATTCGTCTCATTCGCCCAGTTCCGCGACCGTCCCAACGCACCAACGATTTACTCGGTGTGGCGGCTGGACGCAGACACGCCTGAACTGGCACGAGGGCTGGTGGACAAAGCGATGTACGCGGAGCAACGTGGGCTGAAAGGGCGGGCCTGCTTCGACCTGCGTACGCCAGAGGTGGAGAAGCTGGATGAGTCGGGCTACAGCGCTGGCGAATGGTGGCTGCACCGCGCGGCGGCTTTCGCCCGACAGGCCCACCTCAGCGTCATTGAAGACACGAAGCCGGAGGAGTTCAGTTCTCCCGGCAACCGCTGCGACAACGCGATTCTGTACTCCGGCTGGTATTCGCTGAATAATTACAACGACGCTTTCACCTGGGCCGTGGGCGCAATCGGCTGGCATCTGGATAGCGCTTCGGCACAGAATCCACGCGGCGGCGCCAACTGGTCGGCGAATGCGCTGAAGCGAGGAATCACGGTGACAGCTGGCGCGGTCGGGGAACCATTCCTTACAGGATTGCCGCGTCCCGACCTCATCGTGCACGATCTGCTGCAAGGCGCGAACGTAGGCGACTCGTTCCTGCGGGGCACGCCGTGGCTGAGCTGGATGATCATTTACATTGGTGATCCTCTTTACAGGCCTTTTGCACATCCTGCTCTGCCGTTCCCTTAA
- a CDS encoding GAF domain-containing SpoIIE family protein phosphatase, which yields MSSTTSHSQLAPNLAIFQQRRVDVLVSVQKAAQQIASILELDELLDTIVHRIAVEFGCIESSILLVEGDQFHLAAVHGCTQSKKGERFPVTEGLSGQVLITGRPHYARDVSQELHYRPCEPETRSEVVIPLKVGDRVIGVFGASHHEVDAFPKAQVEILKALAGHIAVAVDNAQRIKKERHQTQHIRDEQEEARRIQQSLLPRSAPLLPGFQLETEWVPAGAVGGDWYDFIPLADGRVAIVLADVSGKGMPAALLMSAVRGILRSLAPLASGPGEVLARVNQILLDDVPTGRYVTMIYAVLDSACRTLTFASAGHPWPLLCHGNEVRPLHTDAGMPLGLLPSEFTEHTLTLCRDFRLLFYTDGISEALNCEEQEFGSARLHDFISSHDCSVSQLMGAIHQFGGECGLKDDATVILLRSVSV from the coding sequence GTGTCCAGCACTACCAGCCATTCTCAGCTCGCTCCGAACCTGGCCATTTTCCAGCAGCGCCGAGTCGATGTCCTAGTTTCTGTGCAGAAGGCGGCACAGCAGATCGCTTCCATTCTCGAGCTCGACGAACTGCTTGACACAATTGTCCACCGCATTGCCGTCGAGTTTGGCTGCATTGAATCCAGCATTCTGCTGGTGGAGGGCGACCAATTTCATCTCGCAGCGGTGCACGGCTGCACGCAGTCCAAGAAGGGCGAACGTTTCCCGGTAACGGAGGGGTTATCTGGCCAGGTTTTAATAACCGGAAGACCGCATTACGCTCGCGATGTCTCGCAGGAACTGCACTACCGGCCGTGCGAACCCGAGACCCGTTCTGAAGTCGTGATTCCCTTGAAGGTAGGCGACCGGGTGATTGGCGTATTCGGGGCTTCCCACCACGAAGTGGATGCCTTCCCCAAGGCGCAGGTCGAGATACTCAAGGCGCTGGCCGGCCACATTGCGGTAGCGGTGGACAACGCGCAACGAATCAAGAAGGAGCGTCACCAGACTCAGCACATACGCGACGAGCAGGAGGAGGCTCGTCGTATTCAGCAGAGCCTGCTGCCGCGCAGCGCGCCGTTGCTGCCCGGGTTTCAACTGGAGACGGAGTGGGTACCAGCCGGCGCTGTCGGCGGCGATTGGTATGACTTCATTCCACTTGCCGACGGGCGCGTCGCCATTGTCCTCGCCGATGTTTCCGGCAAAGGCATGCCGGCGGCGTTGCTGATGTCAGCCGTGCGCGGCATCCTGCGTTCGCTGGCCCCCCTGGCGAGCGGCCCGGGAGAGGTGCTGGCGCGAGTGAACCAGATACTACTTGACGACGTACCGACTGGCCGCTACGTCACCATGATCTATGCGGTGCTCGATTCGGCGTGCCGGACACTCACCTTCGCCAGCGCTGGTCATCCCTGGCCGTTGCTGTGCCACGGAAATGAGGTGCGTCCGCTCCATACCGACGCCGGCATGCCGCTTGGTTTGCTTCCCAGCGAATTTACCGAGCACACGTTGACCCTGTGCCGTGATTTCCGCCTGCTGTTTTATACCGACGGAATTTCCGAAGCGTTGAACTGCGAAGAGCAGGAATTCGGAAGCGCTCGCCTGCACGACTTCATATCGTCGCACGATTGCAGCGTGTCGCAATTGATGGGTGCCATCCATCAGTTTGGCGGCGAATGCGGGCTGAAGGATGACGCCACGGTGATCCTGCTGCGCAGCGTTTCGGTCTAG
- a CDS encoding AMP-binding protein, translated as MANFYNRFLQSVERWPDHLAVEIQRHAGPPERVSYRQLRSAAECVGKWLTSTGLDRGSRCAILAANGPRWIACYLGTVAAGMVSVPLDTAFNSDQVSKLLQASGSSLLFVDARHLPVAQRAIAGAPIRLMLLDATASPASAPDFDSVLQAGSAGFVVADAAGDDTAAILYTSGTTSDPKGVMLTHDNFKAETEGVFRLLDVTPRDAILGVLPLFHALAQMANLLLPLAGGARIVFLESLNTQELLRALRECDITLFCCVPQFFYLIHERIQNQARARGRLAESAFRALLHLSRFARGFKLNLGKLLFRSVHAALGPKMRYLISGGSKLDPGIARDFYAMGFELLQGYGLTETAGGAIGTPPDDNMLGSVGKPLHGMELKLRDAKPLDDGSGPAIGEILLRGPLVMKGYYDRPQATAEGIRDGWLHTGDLGYIDSRGNVFITGREKDVIVLSNGKNIYPDEIEAHYLKSPFIKEICVLGLQNRPGEPIAERLHAVVVPNFEVLRERKIVNAREVVRFDIETLSAQLPPTKRILGFDIWQEDLPRTTTRKIKRFEVERRIKADESSAQPKGEAMVRSLTEDEQEWLAEPTVVRALEAIRRISADSNRKQIHPRDSLELDLGLDSMERVELLVALERELGASVPDTVVSEVYTVRELVDAIRQNTGSSARVQHLQAWDGVLNTDPTDPEVLAVARRKPVAERAWFLLTRLLNLFVRDRFGLEVSGIEKLPQQGPFIISPNHQSFIDAPILVSVFPYSVFRETFYVGTSEIFGNGFMRMLARTFRLIPVDPDSNLVPAMRAGAYGLRHGKVLVLYPEGERSIDGTPKVFKKGAAILATHLKVPVVPVALDGFFEAWPRGKGFQKFTRLKIVFGDPIYPPQHVSNLEAEYDRLTAELKSRVMKMWTPLREPKCRAAAAAAAAH; from the coding sequence ATGGCCAATTTCTACAACCGTTTCTTGCAGTCGGTGGAGCGCTGGCCGGACCACTTGGCAGTTGAGATCCAACGCCACGCCGGGCCCCCGGAACGCGTTTCCTACCGGCAACTGCGCTCCGCGGCCGAATGCGTCGGAAAGTGGCTCACTTCCACCGGCCTTGACCGGGGCTCCCGCTGCGCCATTCTCGCCGCCAACGGCCCCCGCTGGATTGCGTGCTATCTCGGCACCGTCGCTGCCGGCATGGTTTCCGTCCCGCTCGACACCGCGTTCAATTCCGATCAGGTTTCCAAGCTGCTTCAGGCCAGCGGCTCTTCCCTTCTGTTCGTTGACGCCCGGCACCTGCCCGTCGCGCAACGCGCCATTGCCGGCGCCCCGATTCGCTTAATGCTGCTGGACGCAACCGCCTCCCCGGCTTCCGCTCCCGATTTCGATTCCGTGCTCCAGGCCGGGTCTGCCGGCTTTGTCGTTGCTGACGCTGCCGGCGACGACACCGCTGCCATCCTCTACACCTCCGGCACCACCAGCGATCCCAAAGGCGTCATGCTGACGCACGACAATTTCAAAGCCGAGACTGAGGGTGTCTTTCGCCTGCTCGACGTCACACCCCGCGACGCGATCCTGGGCGTGCTGCCGCTGTTTCACGCGCTCGCGCAGATGGCGAACCTTCTCCTGCCCCTGGCCGGTGGCGCCCGCATCGTTTTCCTCGAATCGCTCAATACCCAGGAACTGCTACGTGCCCTGCGCGAGTGCGACATCACCCTGTTCTGCTGCGTCCCGCAGTTTTTCTATCTCATTCACGAACGCATCCAAAATCAGGCCCGGGCGCGCGGCCGCCTCGCCGAGAGCGCTTTTCGCGCTCTGCTGCACTTGTCGCGCTTCGCCCGTGGTTTTAAGTTGAATCTTGGAAAGCTGCTATTCCGCTCGGTTCACGCCGCGCTTGGTCCAAAGATGCGTTACTTGATCTCCGGCGGATCCAAGCTCGATCCCGGCATTGCCCGCGACTTCTACGCCATGGGCTTCGAACTGCTCCAAGGCTACGGCCTGACCGAAACCGCCGGCGGCGCCATCGGCACGCCTCCCGACGACAACATGCTAGGTTCCGTCGGCAAGCCTCTGCATGGGATGGAACTGAAATTACGCGATGCCAAGCCCCTCGACGACGGTTCCGGTCCTGCGATCGGAGAAATCCTGCTTCGCGGGCCGCTGGTCATGAAGGGTTACTACGACCGCCCGCAGGCCACCGCCGAGGGCATTCGTGACGGCTGGCTGCACACCGGCGATCTCGGTTATATCGACAGCCGCGGAAACGTCTTCATCACCGGCCGCGAAAAGGATGTCATCGTCCTCAGCAACGGGAAAAACATCTACCCGGACGAAATCGAAGCGCACTACCTCAAGAGTCCCTTCATCAAGGAAATTTGCGTCCTGGGTTTGCAGAACCGCCCGGGCGAACCCATCGCCGAGCGCCTGCACGCGGTGGTGGTTCCCAACTTCGAGGTGCTGCGGGAGCGCAAAATCGTGAACGCGCGCGAAGTGGTCCGCTTCGATATCGAAACCTTGTCCGCGCAGTTGCCACCTACCAAGCGTATTCTCGGCTTCGATATCTGGCAGGAGGACCTGCCGCGCACCACCACCCGCAAGATCAAACGCTTTGAAGTGGAGCGTCGCATCAAGGCAGACGAATCCTCGGCACAGCCCAAGGGCGAAGCCATGGTCCGCTCACTTACTGAGGACGAGCAGGAATGGCTTGCAGAACCCACGGTCGTTCGCGCTCTGGAAGCGATCCGGCGCATCTCCGCCGACAGCAATCGAAAGCAGATTCATCCTCGCGACAGCCTCGAACTCGACCTCGGCCTCGATTCCATGGAGCGGGTCGAGCTTCTGGTCGCCCTCGAGCGCGAACTTGGCGCCAGCGTTCCGGACACCGTGGTCTCGGAGGTCTATACCGTCCGCGAACTGGTGGACGCCATTCGCCAGAACACCGGCTCCTCAGCGCGTGTTCAACACCTCCAGGCCTGGGACGGGGTCCTCAACACCGACCCCACCGATCCGGAAGTGCTCGCCGTCGCTCGCCGCAAGCCCGTCGCCGAGCGCGCATGGTTCCTGCTCACTCGATTGCTCAACCTTTTTGTGCGCGACCGCTTCGGGCTCGAAGTCTCAGGCATCGAGAAGCTGCCGCAGCAAGGGCCGTTTATCATCTCGCCCAACCACCAAAGCTTTATCGACGCGCCGATCTTGGTAAGTGTTTTTCCCTACTCTGTTTTCCGCGAAACATTTTATGTAGGTACGAGCGAGATCTTCGGCAACGGCTTCATGCGCATGCTGGCACGCACATTCCGGCTCATTCCGGTCGATCCCGACTCCAATCTCGTGCCCGCCATGCGCGCCGGGGCCTACGGCTTGCGCCACGGCAAGGTCCTGGTCCTTTATCCTGAAGGCGAACGCAGCATCGACGGCACGCCTAAAGTCTTCAAGAAAGGCGCTGCCATTCTCGCCACTCATTTGAAGGTGCCGGTCGTTCCCGTTGCTTTGGATGGATTTTTTGAAGCTTGGCCGCGCGGCAAGGGTTTCCAAAAGTTCACTCGCCTGAAGATCGTCTTTGGCGATCCCATTTACCCGCCGCAGCACGTCTCCAATCTTGAAGCGGAATACGATCGGCTGACGGCAGAATTGAAGTCCCGCGTCATGAAGATGTGGACGCCATTGCGTGAGCCCAAGTGCCGCGCCGCCGCTGCCGCTGCCGCGGCCCACTAG
- a CDS encoding tyrosine recombinase XerC encodes MITNGQDGRAARTPCEKGVANFLRNLRERNASRHTVHAYARDLGEFAQFLGGQKWEEIDHLQVRGFLSRLYERGLSKTSVARALAAVRSLYRWLAREGIVEHNPAALVATPRLPKNLPRVPTIEEINSVLDAEMPESRAFPERDRAILELLYGCGLRNSELVGINLADIHWSKGAILIRGKGSKQRVVPFGESASAALSAYLPAREAVLKERKKTSPALLVNRLGGRLTTRSVGRIVKSIAIARGLPPDLHPHTLRHAFGTHMLEEGADLRAIQEMLGHERLATTQRYTQLSMKHVIDVYDATHPRAK; translated from the coding sequence ATGATCACGAATGGACAAGACGGGCGTGCGGCCCGCACGCCGTGCGAGAAGGGGGTTGCGAATTTCCTGCGCAACCTGCGCGAGCGGAATGCCTCGCGCCACACCGTCCACGCCTACGCGCGCGACTTGGGTGAGTTCGCGCAATTTCTCGGCGGCCAAAAGTGGGAGGAGATCGACCACCTCCAAGTGCGCGGATTTCTTTCTCGGCTGTACGAGCGCGGCTTGAGCAAGACCTCGGTGGCGCGGGCGCTGGCGGCGGTGCGCTCGCTGTATCGCTGGCTGGCGCGGGAAGGCATCGTCGAGCACAACCCGGCGGCGCTGGTGGCGACGCCGCGGCTGCCGAAAAATCTGCCGCGGGTGCCGACGATCGAGGAGATCAATTCCGTGCTCGATGCCGAGATGCCGGAGAGCCGCGCATTTCCGGAGCGCGACCGGGCGATCCTGGAATTGCTTTACGGATGCGGCTTGCGCAACTCCGAACTGGTCGGAATCAACCTGGCCGACATTCATTGGTCGAAGGGCGCAATTCTGATTCGCGGCAAAGGCAGCAAGCAGCGGGTGGTGCCCTTCGGAGAATCGGCGAGCGCAGCGTTGTCGGCGTACCTGCCCGCGCGGGAAGCGGTGCTGAAGGAGCGCAAGAAGACGTCCCCGGCGTTGCTGGTAAACCGCCTCGGCGGCAGGCTGACGACCCGAAGCGTGGGGCGGATCGTCAAGAGCATTGCCATTGCACGGGGATTGCCGCCGGACCTGCATCCGCACACGCTGCGGCACGCTTTCGGCACGCACATGCTGGAGGAAGGCGCGGACTTGCGGGCGATCCAGGAGATGCTGGGCCACGAACGGCTGGCTACAACCCAGCGTTATACGCAATTGTCCATGAAACACGTGATCGACGTTTACGACGCCACGCACCCGCGAGCCAAGTAA
- a CDS encoding tyrosine recombinase codes for MWIAAPNDRILAGFSDYLKIEKGLAPLSVSAYRRDLLQFAAFLQGRKPSRALLQARRRDVRDFLDHLFSQQSDGRSVARKLSAMRQFYKYLLLDRMIDQDPTLNIDTPRQWKVLPKALSRSETESMLKPRTPLAADPYRAAIAARDLAMLEMLYGGALRVSEMIGVALNDLKIEQGYVLVRGKGDKERIVPLGRAAVEALQTYLSGARPLLAGQRSSPLVFLGRGARKLSRQRVWQMVRATSRACDREASPHMLRHSCATHMVENGADLRTVQTILGHADISTTQVYTHVASDRLKAVLMSHHPRAKKRAPFSGSKLTLVERAGS; via the coding sequence GTGTGGATTGCTGCGCCCAACGACCGTATTCTTGCGGGTTTTTCTGATTACCTGAAGATCGAGAAAGGGCTGGCGCCGCTCTCGGTGAGCGCGTACCGCCGGGACCTGCTGCAGTTCGCGGCATTTCTTCAGGGGCGAAAGCCGTCGCGGGCCTTGCTGCAGGCGCGGCGGCGCGACGTTCGCGATTTTCTCGATCACCTGTTCTCGCAGCAGTCGGACGGGCGTTCGGTGGCGCGAAAACTTTCCGCCATGCGGCAGTTCTACAAGTACCTGTTGCTGGACCGGATGATCGATCAGGACCCAACCCTGAACATCGACACGCCGCGGCAATGGAAGGTCTTGCCGAAAGCGCTCTCGCGTAGCGAGACGGAGAGCATGCTGAAGCCGCGGACGCCTCTGGCAGCCGATCCGTACCGTGCGGCGATCGCGGCGAGGGACCTCGCCATGCTGGAGATGCTTTACGGCGGCGCGCTTCGGGTCAGCGAAATGATCGGGGTTGCGCTCAACGATCTCAAGATCGAGCAGGGCTACGTGCTGGTGCGGGGCAAGGGAGACAAGGAAAGAATCGTGCCGCTCGGGCGCGCCGCCGTGGAAGCGTTGCAGACGTACTTGTCGGGAGCACGACCGCTGCTGGCGGGGCAGCGCAGCTCTCCGCTGGTTTTCCTGGGCCGCGGTGCGCGCAAATTGTCGCGGCAACGCGTATGGCAGATGGTGCGTGCGACTTCGCGGGCATGTGATCGCGAGGCGTCGCCGCACATGCTTCGCCACAGTTGCGCGACCCACATGGTGGAAAACGGCGCTGACCTGCGGACAGTCCAGACGATTCTCGGCCATGCCGACATTTCGACGACGCAGGTTTATACGCACGTCGCCTCCGACCGCCTGAAGGCGGTGTTGATGAGCCATCATCCGAGGGCAAAAAAGAGAGCTCCGTTTTCCGGTTCGAAGTTGACGCTGGTGGAGCGTGCCGGCTCGTAG
- a CDS encoding DUF72 domain-containing protein produces MPEPETKPSSTFYAGTSGWAYAAWKPQFYPAKLPAKDFLKFYSTQLNAVEVNYSFRRMINEKTIAAWVAQTPPHFRFVLKAHQAITHFRRLKNAEEPLQRFLECIQPLAAAGRLGPVLFQLPPNLKADLNLLNAFLDLLPGKLRAAFEFRETSWFSDDIYALLRRHNAALCIAENDDLQTPEVVTADFAYFRLRRSQYSAEDRTLISDAMRKRLKQAGEREIYSFFKHEEVPESPLYARELLESVSGMSNAA; encoded by the coding sequence ATGCCCGAGCCGGAAACAAAACCATCCTCCACCTTTTATGCCGGCACGTCAGGTTGGGCGTATGCCGCGTGGAAGCCCCAGTTTTATCCCGCCAAGTTGCCGGCAAAAGACTTCCTGAAGTTTTATTCCACGCAATTGAACGCGGTGGAGGTGAACTATTCCTTCCGCCGCATGATCAATGAAAAAACGATCGCCGCGTGGGTCGCGCAAACGCCGCCTCATTTTCGCTTTGTGCTCAAGGCGCACCAGGCAATCACCCACTTCCGGCGTTTGAAAAATGCGGAGGAGCCGCTGCAGCGCTTCCTGGAATGTATCCAGCCGCTGGCGGCAGCCGGGCGCCTGGGCCCGGTCCTGTTCCAACTACCGCCGAACCTGAAAGCCGATCTCAACCTGCTCAACGCCTTCCTGGACTTGCTGCCGGGAAAGTTGCGCGCCGCATTTGAGTTCCGCGAAACTTCGTGGTTCAGCGACGACATTTACGCACTGCTTCGCCGTCACAACGCGGCGCTGTGCATTGCAGAAAACGACGATTTGCAGACGCCCGAGGTGGTAACCGCGGACTTCGCCTACTTCCGCCTGCGGCGCTCCCAGTATTCGGCTGAGGATCGCACCCTCATTTCCGACGCCATGCGCAAGCGACTGAAACAGGCCGGCGAGCGCGAAATCTATTCCTTCTTCAAGCACGAGGAAGTCCCCGAAAGCCCTCTGTATGCGCGAGAACTGCTGGAATCGGTGAGCGGAATGTCGAACGCCGCTTAG